CGGGCAACGGGCTCAGTCGCAGCGAATACGAGTATCCGATCCCGGTCGCCGATGCCGAGGCCATGCTGCGCGAGCTGGCCGTCTCGCCGCCGATCGAGAAGACGCGGCACCGGGTGCGGGTCGGCGACCATGTCTGGGACCTGGACGTCTTCGCCGGGGCCAACGCCGGTCTCGTGATGGCCGAGGTCGAGCTCGCCGCCGAGGACGAGGTCTTCGCCCGCCCCGACTGGCTCGGCGAGGAGGTCACCGGCGATCCGCGCTACTACAACCTCAGCCTGGCCCGCTGTCCGTACCTCAGCTGGTGATGTGGGACACCCGGGCGAGCCTGTCGGTGCTGGCGGCGCTACGTCTCGCGCTGCCCTGCGTGCTGCTTATCCTCGGCGGTTGCGGCGGACCGGCAGCACCGCCCGACGCCGTCCTGCGGCTCGGCCTCGCCAGTGGGCCGCGCAATCTCGACCCGCGTCTGGCCACGGATGCAGTCTCGGAGCGCGTCAACCGGCTGCTCTACGCTCGCCTGGTCGAGCTCGACGAGCGCGGCCTGCCACAGCCGGGGCTCGCGACCTGGAAACAGCTTACGCCGACGCACTATCGTTTCACGCTCGGCACGGCCGGGCGG
This portion of the Thioflavicoccus mobilis 8321 genome encodes:
- a CDS encoding CYTH domain-containing protein, with the translated sequence MAIEIERKFLVAGDGWRAAVLSETRILQGYLANQATATVRARVAGERAYLTIKGPGNGLSRSEYEYPIPVADAEAMLRELAVSPPIEKTRHRVRVGDHVWDLDVFAGANAGLVMAEVELAAEDEVFARPDWLGEEVTGDPRYYNLSLARCPYLSW